From the Pseudorasbora parva isolate DD20220531a chromosome 2, ASM2467924v1, whole genome shotgun sequence genome, the window AGAAAAGTGGCTTTTACCTAAGATATGATTGTGATAATGTTGTTTAGTCTGACAAGCAACAGTATGTGCTTAGCTTAAGGTAAATGAAAAACCCTCTGAAATATTtagcagacagacacattaaaacaatgttttcaCCACTTTAAAGGTctatttattgacaattctGGTTTAATCCATTGTAATACTGGTTGATTTATGCTACATTAATGTAAGATTAAGAAGTCAAAGAATTAACAATGCACGTTTTATGTGTAAGGCTATGGTTGAAGTTAAATCTTTTTACTATGACTTGGTTAGTACCAATTAACTGATACATTTCCACTTGCAAAACAGAATCTCAGATCTGGATTCTGGATCAATATCCCACTTAGACCCTTCTGCATGTGAACAACAATAAAAGCCATTCCAAGTGTGGAAGTGCACACCCtcacacatgcatgcatgttCTCTTTGTGGAAACCAGATTGGTGCCTGATCTCTAAAGATGTTCTGTCAGACAAATCTTTATCTTAAAACCATCTGTATTCTCTTTCAGGGACAAAGACATCATGCTTAGTTCCAAGCTAATTTATGGTACACTTGCACTTCATTTTGCCTCTAGAATGCATTTGTGTGCAATTCTAGAGCAAGCGGACAAACACTTGCATCTCACAAGACATCCAACCTGCTTGAACGCTCTACTTCAAAGTCATTCTTTGTGGTAACATAcacatatactgtacataatctGTTTGCTGTTATATTTGTCTTTAAGTCACAgatgaaaatcccagtagagATTCCATTGCGTTTCCTTGCCTCTTTTGAGAGAAGTCTTAACTACAGTGACAGACTTCTCCCCTTGACTTAAAGTGGCCTTGCTTAAAGAACTAGTAGTCTCTCCATGAGTGATTGTAGTTGTACCCACCACAAATGCAGTCTCTCCCTTCCTCAGTTTGGTCTTGCTCCTTGAAAGAACCGTCTTCCCCCATGACATGGCCTTCTTGCTTTTCATCAGTTTGATTTTCCCTTTTGTAAAGCAGGTCTTTCTCAGTAAAAGAGAAGCCTTTCCTTTTGAGGCTAGTGAGTCGTCCTCTTGCTGTATATCTGTTGTCTCGTCCTTCTCAATACTCTTTCTTGCTTTTGAAGTCTTGTTCTTTGTTTCAGAGTTTGCAGATCTCCTTTCCATCTACTTGGTTCTGCGCTTGGGCATGAGGGCCTTGCGGAATGAGGTTGTAGTACTGCCTCGGCTGAAGCTGGCTGTGCCCAGGGATATGGTGGTCTTGCCTCTGGTTATGGTAGAGTCTCCCATAGAGGTAGTGGTGACCCCACGGGTGATGGAGGACTTGCCCATGGTGATGGAAGTCTTGCCCCGGGCTATTGACGAGCCGCCCACAGACAGAGCAGTCTTCCCTTCCGTAAAACTGGTGTTCCCCATGAAGGCATGTAGGTTGTCAGGTCTTCGAACTCTCAATTCTCTCTCTGTTTCCTCTCCCCTTTGAGTGGGCTAGAGTCTTAGCATACCAGCGCCTTTCAGGTTTGACTGTGCTGGGAGAAAACTGTACACTGTATCGGGACAGCCCTAAATAGATCACACCACTATTTCAGCAAGTGGGTGGGTGGAGAAAGTGAGTGTGTAAGGATACGAGGGAGATTCGCTCACTatagtgttcctttaaaaaaacagGCATAGAGGTTTGAATGGAACCCAGGCGAAAGGACAAAAGTCGCCACGCCGACAAGTAGCATAACGTTGTTGGCCGGGGCACAAGGACTCCGATTGTGATGGCAGGAGTGATAACGTGAACATGTCATCAAAAGGGCATTGTCTAGCACACAGGACAATTGGGATTGACCTCAGCAGTCCGCTGTGGCACCGCTCCCGAAAACGCCTGTCTTTACATCAGTCAGAATGGCAGCATTGACCCGGGCCTCTGCACCAAATGCTAGTTTTTGTGCCTGTGAGATGCTGATCATACTGTTGTCGAAGTGTGGTGTTTCATCACTTGCTTTGTGTTTTTGATGAATTTGGAGTTTCCAAATCGGATCTGTTACGTACCACACCTAGCGTAACTCAATTTTACTGCATTTCTCTCTCTGTCACTCtttcgttctctctctctctctctctctctctctctctctctctctctctctctctctctctctctctctctctctctctctctctctctctctctctctcaggtttTCTGTGAAGACATTGTTGGAAAAGTACACTGCTGAGCCTATTGATGACTCATCAGAGGAGTTCATCAACTTCGCTGCAATTTTGGAGCACATCCTCAGTCACCGTTTCAAAGGTTTACATAACTAGTTCTGTCCATGCCCAATGTGTGGGACTCATGAATAATCTTTGgtggtttattttttttattttattttttaatcaggTCCAGGTGGTTGGTTCAGTTCAGATGGCCAGAGGAGTTTTTGGGACTACATCCGTCTGGCCTGCAGTAAAGTCCACAACAACTGCATCAGTAGCATTGAGAGCATCGAGAACATTAGCACGTCACGAGCAAAGGCAAGGCACTTCCAACTTTTCAGCTTCAAGCACACTATTTTTACCCTGTGAGATGATTAGCAGATCATATGATGCTGGTCCTCATAATGAGATGCTGATGTGCTGGTGTCGCAATTAAACGTCTTAATTTACTAGGGCCATGTTCACACAACAGTAGAATACAGTTGGCAGTCCTGTATTTGAGTCCTTAATGCGGTTGCATTCACACACAGTTCAGTTATTTAGAGGGACATTTTCAGGATTCACAACCGCATTCTCAGAAAACCTCACTGTGTGAACCGGACTGGACAACTAATCTAACTGTCACGTCATACAGTACGAGAGAGCAGCACTACACAAATGCTTTTGTATGGGTCCTGCTTTCAGGAACTTACAGTGATGGAGATATGAGAGGTGTGTCATCTGAAGGTTTTAGTTCCCGTCACAGTTCTCCACCGGCGCTGCTCCCGTTTTGTGTTCAAAACATGACTCGAATGCTCTGCTCTCCACACGGATATAAAAGCGGCTGTTGGTTAATGAGGGTTTGATGGATTAACTCTCGGCTTGGTTGGACTCTTGTTGTGTtaaaagtaatacattttatgtatttatgtattggTCAATGGTAAGAGAATAGACATAACAAGAATAACATACCGACAGTATTCTATCTACACGCTACTGTAAGTTGCTGTTTGAACAGGACATAGAGACTCACACTAATAAGGAAATGCAATTGTCAATCCCAAAAACTGACGGTGTGAACATAGCCTAGGTCATTCAGCTTCACTTGCAAAACCTTTATCTTTAACTGTTTATTTTCCTGTTGTCATACAGGGGCGAGCCTGGATTCGTGTAGCTTTGATGGAAAAGCGTTTGTCTGAATATGTAGCCACTGCGTTAAGAGACACTCGGACTACCAGGTCATAACTCTTCACTGTCTATACAATGTGTTTTACAGCTGTCTTTATAAATTCGAAGtaatttgaatgcattttttgtacatttatttttgcgCTGCAGGAGATTTTATGATGATGGTGCCATTATGCTAAGGGAGGAAGCTACCGTTCTGACGGGTATGCTAATTGGACTCAGTGCCATTGACTTTAGGTAAAAACACTGCATTTATGACAACTCGCAAATcacttttatttaaaggtgaatgttttttttttctgaaatggGAAATTTCTTTGCCCCCAGCACCTAATAGTGATATGATACTGTCTTTTTTGTGCTACCATTAGTTTCTGCCTGAAGGGAGAGATTTTGGATGGAAAGACACCTGCAGTGATCGACTACACACCTTACCTTAAGTTCACCCAGAGGTAGGaggttttaatacatttcagtTGCTGGCCAAAAGCAGCCTACACCTTATAGTACCCTTTAAAATATCATTACTGCTACTGATGTGACCTGCAGCTATGACTACTTGAGTGATGAAGAAGACCGCCGCAGTGTTGACAGCAGTGCCAGTGATGAGAGCGTAGCTGAGCATCCTTACATTCCTCTGGTCACGGACGAAGAGACTTGGAGCAACAAGTGCAGAAAGATGGAGCAAAGATTCAAGATCATCTATGCCCAAAAGGTACCGGATTCTTTTTAGCGTGACACTGTTTGATTTGGCCGGCATAGTTCAATTTAAAGGATTAGAACACAATCAGATTAGATCCTAAATGTACTTTACACGGCTCTGGGggttaaaaggatagttcacccaaaaatgaaaatttgatgtttacctgcttacccccagtgcagccaacatgtaggtgtctttgtttcttcagtagaacacaaatgaagatttttaaaggtgccctgaatgattttaatcaaTATGTTTAATTTATACTTAAGGCTCACttaaggtcaaaaattgtccagatatggttttacaggtccatttacaatcctagaaattgtccctaggatgtaatgctctgtttttgccatATTTGGAAGAGTCGTGAAtattctgctctgattggctgtttcactgcgcaGCTCAGTGACAGCaaacacatctataccatctgtcatggcaatgatttgaCAATGAGAGCTTCTTAACTTTGAATCACGAAAATATGTAGcgcgtaaatatgttgtttgtacagtaaagttacagtttgacagtagagtactgatttaaaagtcgatgtatttagccaaacaaagtaatgtaaaAGCCACTCa encodes:
- the rundc3aa gene encoding RUN domain-containing protein 3A; its protein translation is MKSGCLQTAMAMGLTSKKSSSRNPGVERKNLITVCRFSVKTLLEKYTAEPIDDSSEEFINFAAILEHILSHRFKGPGGWFSSDGQRSFWDYIRLACSKVHNNCISSIESIENISTSRAKGRAWIRVALMEKRLSEYVATALRDTRTTRRFYDDGAIMLREEATVLTGMLIGLSAIDFSFCLKGEILDGKTPAVIDYTPYLKFTQSYDYLSDEEDRRSVDSSASDESVAEHPYIPLVTDEETWSNKCRKMEQRFKIIYAQKGYLEELVRLRESQLKNLETENKRLDAKLEELQVQSQQEKKELEAIILELQAQLTGIIPCESSHLVKGLSIPLINQWTTAQTANNQGSVKLFRRRSFHSLDLSADVSFNSDSQKEDSNQNGENVWSAAKDNTPSMLGLCGSLASLPSCKSLASLKSSEYLVNISTEPSPALSPS